The following proteins are encoded in a genomic region of Sulfurimonas sp. HSL3-7:
- a CDS encoding glycosyltransferase family 39 protein → MMGYREKIVLFFYTLFNAIANQFINFYSDETYYWLWSKKLGLSYFDHPPMVAYFIKMTTLFSDEAMFVRLSAALLVSATAYFLYMLAKKIFDEKAAVYTFYIFLSSILVLAASTVIAPDTPLMFFWALTLYSAYIYLEEDNKKYALLTGLSAGALLLSKYTGILPLFTIFVYILLYKRAVFKDKYFYGAIALAVIVFSPVLYWNYLHEFISFTFQLHHGVAEEKVFHPKAFFTFVGLQFALFHPLYLLPLLYFILRDKERFSRQKVYLLLPFLFVLLFFSYNAAFKEANAQWAAGAYLSAAVLLGHYLAKYNYRKLLIAGVSFSTFLLIILKTPIGDYIPPIERLHLRLGHIDKFKEEIEAMHLDLDRYDYLLIDDYHGSEVAYFFRRYNNVLVLNTARFSQFNIWRHDDQGIAMESPLSSIPKLGRCLYIGRSKRHVDEIGKLFGNQKQLAYEAKRVGLWDLKYYFVEYVN, encoded by the coding sequence ATGATGGGCTATAGAGAAAAAATCGTCCTCTTCTTCTACACGCTCTTTAACGCGATAGCCAACCAGTTCATAAACTTTTACTCCGATGAGACCTACTACTGGCTCTGGTCCAAAAAACTGGGGTTATCTTACTTTGACCATCCGCCGATGGTCGCCTACTTTATAAAGATGACCACGCTTTTTAGCGATGAAGCGATGTTCGTACGTCTCTCTGCTGCCCTTCTGGTCTCGGCAACGGCCTATTTTCTCTATATGCTGGCGAAAAAGATCTTTGACGAGAAAGCGGCGGTCTATACCTTCTATATCTTTTTAAGCTCCATACTGGTGCTGGCGGCATCGACGGTGATCGCGCCGGACACGCCTTTGATGTTCTTTTGGGCATTGACGCTCTACAGCGCCTATATCTATCTTGAAGAGGACAATAAAAAATACGCACTGCTGACGGGTCTCTCGGCCGGCGCACTGCTGCTGTCAAAATATACCGGGATCTTGCCGCTCTTTACTATTTTTGTCTATATACTGCTTTACAAAAGAGCTGTTTTTAAAGACAAGTATTTTTACGGGGCCATAGCCTTGGCGGTGATCGTCTTTTCGCCGGTGCTCTACTGGAACTATCTGCATGAGTTTATCTCTTTCACTTTTCAGCTGCATCACGGTGTGGCCGAGGAAAAAGTGTTTCATCCCAAAGCGTTTTTCACGTTTGTCGGGCTGCAGTTCGCTCTTTTTCATCCGCTCTATCTTCTGCCGCTGCTCTACTTTATTCTCCGGGACAAAGAGCGTTTTAGCCGGCAAAAAGTCTATCTGCTTCTGCCGTTTTTGTTTGTACTGCTGTTTTTCAGCTATAACGCCGCATTCAAAGAGGCCAATGCGCAGTGGGCGGCCGGCGCCTATCTGAGCGCTGCTGTTTTATTGGGGCACTATCTTGCCAAATACAACTATCGAAAGCTTTTGATCGCAGGGGTCTCTTTCAGTACGTTTCTGCTGATCATACTCAAAACGCCGATCGGAGACTATATACCGCCGATAGAGAGACTCCATCTGCGTCTGGGTCATATTGACAAGTTCAAGGAGGAGATCGAAGCGATGCACCTCGATCTCGACCGGTATGACTACCTCCTTATCGATGATTACCACGGCTCCGAAGTGGCTTACTTCTTTAGACGCTACAACAATGTACTGGTGCTTAATACTGCACGTTTTTCACAGTTTAACATCTGGCGTCATGACGATCAGGGGATTGCCATGGAGTCCCCTTTGTCTTCGATTCCGAAACTGGGACGCTGTCTCTATATCGGTAGAAGCAAGCGACATGTAGATGAGATCGGAAAACTGTTCGGTAACCAGAAACAGCTTGCATACGAAGCGAAACGTGTCGGCTTATGGGATCTCAAATATTATTTTGTCGAGTATGTGAATTAG
- the recO gene encoding recombination protein RecO, whose product MQGFIISLNRARDEDLVVTILSQNRLDTLYRFYGARHGVINLGFKIDFEIITNVKSNIGQLRDVLHIGYPWLTDHHQLRTWQQFTALFYPHLRESEDTGSFYFELLDQAASSWGKQNPKRVAVESYVRLLEHEGRLHSELNCFFCDAPITKEVSLIRSYLPAHPNCAHTLSIDQKGLMELFENHSSLFLSDKEVERLWLVLLEGL is encoded by the coding sequence ATGCAGGGCTTTATCATCAGTCTCAATCGCGCACGAGACGAAGATCTTGTTGTTACTATTCTATCTCAGAATCGCTTAGATACGCTTTATCGTTTCTATGGAGCGCGTCACGGCGTGATCAACCTCGGTTTTAAAATCGATTTTGAGATCATCACCAATGTAAAATCCAATATCGGCCAACTGCGCGATGTGCTCCACATCGGTTATCCATGGCTTACCGATCACCATCAGCTGCGTACATGGCAGCAGTTCACCGCCCTTTTCTACCCCCATCTGCGCGAGTCGGAAGATACCGGGTCATTCTATTTTGAGCTCTTGGATCAAGCGGCCTCGTCCTGGGGAAAACAGAACCCGAAACGTGTTGCCGTCGAGTCCTATGTTCGGCTTCTTGAACATGAAGGTCGTCTGCACAGCGAGTTAAACTGTTTTTTCTGTGATGCACCCATCACCAAAGAGGTCTCGCTGATCCGTTCCTACCTGCCCGCACATCCCAACTGCGCCCATACGCTCAGTATTGACCAAAAGGGGTTGATGGAGTTGTTTGAAAATCACTCCAGCCTCTTTTTAAGTGATAAAGAGGTGGAAAGGCTGTGGCTGGTTCTACTTGAAGGTCTTTAG
- the gltB gene encoding glutamate synthase large subunit, translating to MMEHHDLLRSFKDNCGFGLVANIKNRASHETLENAITALERMMHRGAVAADGKTGDGSGLLLSMPTEFMRHVSKEAGVELPDQFAVATVFTKDKKHLETLEEVCNNNDLKIVYRRDVPVDTNALGDQALASLPNIVQVFVTANSIMANQRFDALLYLSRKETEHKLVSVRDFYIASMSSRVISYKGLVMPTHIKEFYKDLQDERFKISFSLFHQRFSTNTLPEWRLAQPFRAVAHNGEINSVEANRFNVEVKSESIKSEVFTEEEIARILPILQPGSSDSASGDNFFEFLIVNGMDFFKAARAVIPAPWQNAPHMDPELRAFYEYQSTVFEAWDGPAAFSLTDGRYIGCVLDRNGLRPSKYIITHDDNLLIASEYGVVDIPDDQIKERGRLQSGQMIGLDLKFGKVLKDDEINNYLKSSNPYMEWLNEHMVYLQEHVDDQYTTNCSIEESELINRQRYFNVTQEVVEQVLEPMITDGKEAVGSMGDDTPLAAFSTKQRSFSDYFKQKFAQVTNPPIDPIREKVVMSLNTGFGETHNILNEIPSHAHRLKAISPIITYEKLEVLKSFGDSNSPRYQDFYKNKTFSVAYKNDLKAAIEALVAEVVTAVKEEGVRIVVLSDSELSKEKRTIPMLLAVGRLSRELLDAKVRHLVSIIADTSEVMDSHSAATLLAYGASAVFPRLLFASVIHRVNQKNNFDISCAEAQKNAHSAINAGLLKIMSKMGISTIASYRNSGLFDVMGLSREIVDDCFGDSHCLIPGLGYEDIDARMKSVHDEAFEEKGFSTIFPLKIGGFYKFYNGQEYHDFGPDTIHAIHAISKSGDPKDYAKLRNIINSRGLRFIRDFLEFKSDRKPIDISEVEPKEAIFKRFASAAMSLGSISPEAHEAIAVAMNTIGAQSNSGEGGEDVARYNTNRVSKIKQVASGRFGVTPAYLRSAEEIQIKVAQGAKPGEGGQLPGDKVTGLIARLRHTVPGVTLISPPPHHDIYSIEDLAQLIFDLKQVNPKAKIAVKLVSTAGVGTIAAGVAKAYADKIIISGGDGGTGAAPLTSIKFAGNPWELGLSEAHNALKANNLRGLVEVQTDGGLKTGLDVVKAALLGAESYGFGTGVLTIVGCKMLRICHVNRCSVGIATQNERLRKEHFNGTVEQIINFFTFLAEDVRMIMAELGFKTMEEMIGRSDILKVVDDDFAKKFDFSSVLHLEEGVNTCQVPFNEPFDDNAFEKSVLEEAYEAIKHPEHPVRIERTIKNVHRSFGALVSGEIAQYYGDQGLKEDTIRVKLNGIAGQALGAFLIKGVSIELDGVANDYIGKGMSGGKIIINPIHQGEAFSAGGNTCLYGATGGKLFISGSVGERFAVRNSGALAIVEGTGDNACEYMTGGIVAILGKTGGNFGAGMTGGIAFVYDKDHDFIENVNRELVEAIRIDTDEGDEARHYLKRLLKEYVSATGSLKAKEILDTFRIEIRNFWLVRPKNLKKLPLNQEKGD from the coding sequence ATGATGGAACATCACGATTTATTGCGATCATTTAAAGATAATTGCGGTTTCGGGCTTGTAGCTAACATCAAAAACCGCGCTTCACACGAAACGCTCGAAAATGCGATCACAGCACTTGAACGTATGATGCACCGCGGTGCGGTTGCTGCGGACGGCAAGACAGGCGACGGTAGCGGTCTGCTGCTGTCCATGCCGACAGAGTTTATGCGCCACGTCTCCAAAGAGGCGGGTGTCGAACTGCCGGATCAATTTGCTGTCGCGACTGTTTTTACAAAAGACAAAAAACATTTGGAGACGCTGGAGGAAGTTTGTAACAACAACGACCTTAAAATAGTATACCGTCGTGATGTTCCGGTAGATACAAATGCACTGGGTGATCAGGCCCTTGCCTCACTGCCAAATATTGTACAGGTCTTTGTCACCGCTAATTCGATCATGGCGAATCAGCGTTTTGACGCGCTGCTTTACCTTTCGCGTAAAGAGACTGAACATAAACTGGTCTCTGTGAGAGATTTCTATATCGCTTCGATGTCATCACGTGTCATATCTTACAAAGGGCTCGTGATGCCGACGCACATCAAAGAGTTCTATAAAGATCTTCAGGACGAGCGTTTCAAGATCTCTTTTTCTCTTTTTCACCAGCGTTTTTCTACCAATACGCTACCTGAGTGGCGTTTGGCGCAGCCTTTCCGTGCTGTTGCGCATAACGGTGAGATCAACTCGGTCGAAGCCAACCGTTTCAACGTCGAGGTGAAATCGGAGTCGATCAAGAGTGAAGTCTTTACAGAGGAAGAGATCGCACGTATTCTACCTATCCTTCAGCCGGGTTCATCAGACAGTGCTTCGGGTGACAACTTCTTTGAGTTCCTGATCGTCAACGGTATGGATTTCTTCAAGGCCGCACGTGCGGTCATCCCCGCTCCATGGCAGAATGCACCGCACATGGACCCGGAACTCCGTGCTTTCTACGAGTACCAGTCAACAGTCTTTGAAGCCTGGGACGGTCCGGCTGCATTCTCATTGACAGACGGCCGCTATATCGGTTGTGTTCTGGACCGTAACGGTCTTCGTCCGTCAAAATACATTATCACACATGATGATAATCTTCTGATCGCTTCCGAGTACGGTGTTGTTGACATTCCCGATGATCAGATCAAAGAGCGCGGACGACTGCAGTCAGGCCAGATGATCGGACTTGACCTCAAGTTTGGAAAAGTGCTTAAAGACGATGAGATCAATAACTACCTAAAATCATCCAACCCGTATATGGAGTGGTTGAATGAGCACATGGTCTATCTTCAGGAGCATGTCGATGACCAGTATACGACAAACTGCAGTATTGAAGAGAGTGAACTGATCAATCGTCAGCGCTACTTCAATGTCACGCAGGAGGTCGTCGAGCAGGTTCTTGAGCCGATGATTACGGACGGCAAGGAAGCAGTTGGCTCTATGGGTGACGATACGCCGCTTGCAGCGTTCAGTACAAAACAGCGCTCGTTCTCCGACTATTTCAAACAGAAGTTCGCACAGGTAACCAACCCGCCGATCGACCCGATCCGTGAAAAAGTGGTGATGAGTCTTAACACCGGTTTCGGCGAGACACACAACATCCTGAATGAGATCCCGTCACATGCACACCGTCTGAAAGCGATATCTCCGATCATCACCTATGAGAAGCTTGAAGTGCTTAAATCGTTCGGTGACAGCAACTCGCCGCGTTATCAGGACTTTTACAAAAACAAGACCTTCTCGGTAGCCTATAAGAATGATCTGAAAGCCGCGATAGAAGCGCTTGTAGCAGAAGTTGTTACGGCGGTCAAAGAAGAGGGCGTCCGTATTGTCGTCCTGAGTGACAGCGAACTCTCAAAAGAGAAACGCACGATTCCGATGCTGTTGGCAGTGGGACGTCTGAGCCGTGAACTTCTTGACGCAAAAGTGCGTCACCTTGTCTCGATCATCGCTGACACCAGCGAGGTGATGGATTCGCACAGTGCCGCGACACTTTTGGCCTATGGGGCAAGCGCTGTTTTCCCAAGACTGCTCTTCGCTTCGGTCATTCACCGTGTTAATCAGAAGAACAACTTTGATATCAGCTGCGCCGAAGCGCAGAAGAATGCCCACTCTGCGATCAATGCCGGACTTTTGAAAATTATGTCGAAGATGGGTATCTCGACGATCGCTTCGTATCGTAACTCCGGTCTTTTTGATGTTATGGGGCTTAGCCGGGAGATCGTTGATGACTGTTTCGGTGATTCACACTGTCTTATTCCGGGTCTGGGGTACGAAGATATCGATGCCCGTATGAAAAGCGTTCACGATGAGGCATTTGAGGAGAAAGGGTTCAGTACGATATTCCCTCTCAAAATCGGCGGGTTCTACAAGTTCTACAACGGTCAGGAGTATCATGACTTCGGTCCGGACACCATTCATGCGATCCATGCGATCAGCAAATCGGGTGATCCGAAAGATTACGCCAAGCTGCGCAATATCATCAACAGCCGTGGTCTGCGTTTTATCCGTGACTTCCTGGAGTTCAAGTCCGACCGCAAACCGATCGATATCTCCGAAGTCGAGCCGAAAGAGGCGATCTTCAAACGTTTCGCATCAGCAGCGATGAGCCTCGGTTCTATCTCGCCTGAGGCGCACGAAGCGATCGCCGTGGCGATGAACACCATCGGCGCCCAGTCAAACTCGGGTGAGGGTGGCGAGGACGTCGCACGTTACAACACCAACCGGGTTTCGAAGATCAAGCAGGTCGCTTCGGGTCGTTTCGGGGTAACACCTGCCTACCTGCGTTCAGCCGAAGAGATCCAGATCAAGGTCGCCCAGGGTGCCAAGCCGGGTGAAGGCGGGCAGCTTCCGGGCGATAAGGTCACCGGTCTGATCGCACGTCTGCGCCATACGGTTCCGGGTGTGACTTTGATCTCGCCGCCGCCGCACCATGATATCTATTCGATCGAAGATCTTGCCCAGCTTATCTTTGACTTGAAACAGGTCAATCCGAAGGCCAAAATCGCGGTCAAGCTGGTCTCAACGGCCGGTGTCGGTACGATCGCAGCGGGTGTAGCCAAAGCCTATGCCGACAAGATCATCATCTCCGGCGGTGACGGCGGTACCGGTGCAGCACCGCTGACATCGATCAAGTTTGCCGGTAACCCGTGGGAACTCGGTCTTTCTGAGGCGCACAACGCGCTTAAAGCGAACAACCTGCGCGGCCTGGTAGAAGTGCAGACCGACGGCGGGCTCAAAACGGGTCTGGATGTCGTCAAAGCTGCTCTCCTCGGTGCCGAGTCCTACGGGTTCGGTACAGGCGTTCTGACGATCGTCGGATGTAAGATGCTGCGCATCTGCCATGTCAACCGCTGTTCGGTGGGTATTGCAACGCAGAACGAAAGACTGCGTAAAGAGCACTTCAACGGTACGGTTGAGCAGATCATCAACTTCTTCACCTTCCTGGCAGAAGATGTGCGCATGATCATGGCCGAGCTTGGTTTCAAAACGATGGAAGAGATGATCGGTCGTTCCGATATCCTGAAAGTCGTTGACGACGACTTCGCGAAGAAGTTCGACTTCTCGTCGGTGCTCCACCTTGAAGAGGGCGTCAACACCTGCCAGGTGCCGTTTAACGAGCCGTTCGATGACAATGCCTTTGAAAAAAGTGTCCTTGAAGAGGCCTACGAAGCGATCAAACATCCGGAACATCCGGTGCGCATTGAGCGCACGATCAAAAACGTGCACCGAAGTTTCGGTGCGCTGGTATCGGGTGAAATAGCGCAGTATTACGGTGATCAGGGACTCAAAGAAGATACGATCCGGGTCAAGCTTAACGGTATCGCCGGTCAAGCCCTCGGTGCTTTCCTGATCAAGGGAGTCTCTATCGAGCTCGACGGTGTCGCCAATGACTATATCGGTAAAGGTATGAGCGGCGGTAAGATCATTATCAACCCTATCCACCAGGGTGAAGCGTTCTCTGCCGGCGGTAACACCTGTCTTTACGGTGCGACAGGCGGTAAACTCTTTATCTCCGGCTCCGTAGGCGAACGTTTTGCTGTACGTAACTCGGGTGCCTTGGCGATTGTCGAAGGTACCGGTGATAACGCCTGTGAATATATGACAGGCGGTATTGTTGCGATCCTGGGTAAAACAGGCGGTAACTTTGGTGCAGGTATGACGGGCGGTATCGCTTTTGTCTATGACAAAGATCATGATTTTATCGAGAACGTGAACCGTGAACTGGTTGAGGCGATCCGTATCGATACCGACGAAGGGGACGAGGCAAGACATTACCTGAAACGTCTTCTTAAAGAGTATGTGAGTGCGACAGGCAGTCTGAAAGCAAAAGAGATTCTGGACACGTTCCGTATCGAGATCCGTAATTTCTGGCTTGTACGTCCTAAAAACCTTAAAAAACTACCATTAAATCAAGAGAAAGGGGATTAA